The Methylomonas montana genome has a window encoding:
- a CDS encoding cupin domain-containing protein: protein MFQPFTRHQSPKLGLALALCLGFSSATASELDPKAISIKLPEQINWVANPSGSESAVLVGDPAKPGLYVVLNKWKAHHNSKPHSHPNDRFITVISGTWWVGTGTDYDPEHLKPVPAGSFVTHYGNEIHYDGAKDEDTILQIVGIGPATSTPAK, encoded by the coding sequence ATGTTTCAGCCATTTACCCGGCACCAGTCGCCTAAACTCGGACTGGCACTTGCCTTATGCTTAGGCTTTAGCTCGGCAACGGCCAGCGAACTGGACCCCAAGGCGATTTCGATCAAATTGCCCGAGCAGATCAACTGGGTGGCCAACCCCAGCGGTTCGGAAAGCGCGGTACTGGTCGGCGATCCGGCCAAGCCCGGTCTATATGTGGTGTTGAACAAATGGAAGGCCCATCACAATAGCAAGCCGCATTCGCATCCTAACGACCGTTTTATCACGGTGATTTCCGGCACCTGGTGGGTCGGCACTGGCACCGACTATGATCCGGAGCACTTGAAACCGGTACCGGCAGGCAGTTTCGTCACTCACTACGGCAACGAAATTCACTACGACGGCGCCAAGGACGAAGACACGATCTTGCAGATTGTCGGCATAGGTCCGGCGACCTCGACGCCGGCAAAATAA
- a CDS encoding aryl-sulfate sulfotransferase yields MTLPTLINMPINKPHGSSQHRTAGSCLALQQAVLITLGVILSLSAFAGPSVYPTGTTHYDPAKAYNSFVLFSGGDNIARLIDLNGNAVHEWKDAASHSTLIDPAVNGGKLGHVLVTLDTTEGKGTDLVPGQINRRISKTVGELDWDGKTVWSFGEKAPGGAAQQHHDWARLPNGNTVVLANLVHPVKGFKQPEVLDDVIYEVNPAGEVVWKWIATEHLNEFGFTPAELKLVRNAPIADVFHTNNLKVIGPNHWFAAGDKRFDPENLLFDARNGNFIAIIDKHTGKIVWRLGPHYSLAREDQALPRNVPRPVDQISGQHDAHIIPEGLPGAGNLLVFDNQGVAGYPSATVPRTGGSRILEIDPIKNEIVWQYSGEDSGGPGWSFRSTNISAARRLPNGNTFIDEGQSGRLFQVTRDGEIVWEYINPYFRAGKDAVTGRATANNSVYRGQPVPYEWVPAGTPHSEKPVSPPDLNKFRIPAAPAL; encoded by the coding sequence ATGACACTACCCACACTTATTAATATGCCTATTAATAAACCGCACGGAAGCAGCCAACACAGAACGGCCGGTTCTTGTTTGGCCCTGCAACAAGCCGTTCTGATTACGCTGGGCGTGATACTCAGCCTCTCGGCATTCGCCGGACCCAGCGTCTATCCGACCGGCACCACGCATTACGATCCGGCCAAGGCTTATAACTCCTTTGTGCTGTTCAGCGGCGGCGACAATATCGCCCGTCTGATCGACTTAAACGGCAACGCGGTGCACGAATGGAAGGATGCCGCCAGCCACAGTACCTTGATCGATCCGGCCGTCAACGGCGGCAAGCTCGGCCACGTATTGGTAACCCTAGACACTACCGAAGGCAAGGGTACCGATTTGGTGCCGGGGCAGATTAATCGGCGAATTTCGAAAACGGTCGGCGAACTGGATTGGGACGGTAAAACCGTGTGGAGTTTCGGCGAGAAAGCCCCAGGCGGAGCCGCGCAGCAGCACCACGACTGGGCCAGATTACCGAACGGCAATACTGTCGTCCTGGCAAATCTGGTTCATCCGGTAAAAGGCTTCAAACAGCCGGAGGTGCTCGACGATGTGATTTATGAAGTCAATCCGGCCGGCGAAGTGGTCTGGAAATGGATAGCCACCGAACATCTCAACGAATTCGGTTTTACCCCGGCGGAACTGAAACTGGTACGCAATGCGCCGATTGCCGACGTATTTCATACCAATAATTTGAAAGTAATTGGCCCCAACCACTGGTTTGCCGCCGGCGACAAACGCTTTGATCCGGAAAATCTGCTGTTCGACGCCCGCAATGGCAATTTCATTGCGATCATCGATAAGCATACCGGCAAGATCGTCTGGCGCCTCGGTCCTCATTATTCCCTTGCCCGCGAAGACCAAGCCCTGCCCCGCAACGTGCCTAGACCGGTCGATCAAATCAGCGGCCAGCACGACGCCCATATCATCCCGGAAGGCCTGCCGGGCGCCGGCAATCTGTTGGTATTCGACAATCAAGGCGTGGCAGGCTATCCCAGCGCGACGGTCCCCAGAACCGGCGGCTCGCGGATTTTGGAAATCGATCCGATCAAAAACGAAATCGTCTGGCAATACAGCGGCGAGGATTCCGGCGGCCCCGGTTGGTCGTTTCGCAGCACCAATATCAGCGCCGCCCGCCGCTTGCCCAACGGCAATACCTTTATAGACGAAGGCCAGAGCGGCCGCTTGTTTCAGGTGACCCGCGACGGCGAGATCGTTTGGGAATATATCAACCCCTACTTCCGCGCTGGCAAGGATGCGGTGACCGGCCGCGCCACCGCCAACAATTCGGTGTATCGGGGCCAACCGGTGCCCTACGAATGGGTGCCGGCCGGCACGCCGCACAGCGAAAAGCCGGTCAGCCCGCCGGATTTGAATAAATTCCGGATACCGGCGGCTCCGGCTTTATAG